In a single window of the Rhodamnia argentea isolate NSW1041297 chromosome 2, ASM2092103v1, whole genome shotgun sequence genome:
- the LOC125313803 gene encoding MDIS1-interacting receptor like kinase 2-like — MIPPDLGKMTQLHVLHISSNNLVGEIPKELAKLQYLLELWLDGNHLTGDIPREIGALSDLVQINVAGNKLSGSIPRELGECVNLQYLNLSTNNLEQSIPIEISNLRSLQSLDLSRNLLTGDIPQDLGQLHNLETLNLSHNQLSGSISPAFDDLTSLTSVDVSYNELEGPLPNIPAFHNATIATVGENKGLCGDITGLTHCPGTVGKGKDRHTNLLLILLPTSLCLLALLLVVGVSCIVFRRKREGENGLIEASSEHMLEIWSYDGRAVYKNIIDATEEFDAKYCIGTGGQGRVYKAELRTGEIVAVKKLNQAPDVEMASRKAFEREVHALMETRHRNIVKLYGFCSSTRHSFLVYEHLESGNLEDILKNEERIRLFDWNKRLNVVKGVANALTYMHHECYPPIIHRDISSKNILLDEEYEAHVSDFGTAKFLKPDSSNWTSFAGTFGYAAPELAYTMEVSEKHDVYGFGVLAMEVIMGRHPGNLISTLLSTSLPTSSDSTTPHCSLKEVLDQRIPYPEGDLLGEVALMTKIAFSCLSPKPEHRPSMQQVSKGLSTHRSLLFNSVDSIKFEE; from the exons ATGATACCGCCTGATCTTGGGAAGATGACTCAATTGCATGTATTACATATATCTTCGAATAATCTTGTCGGGGAAATTCCGAAAGAACTTGCAAAGTTGCAGTATCTGCTAGAGCTTTGGCTGGATGGCAACCATCTCACTGGCGACATTCCTCGCGAAATTGGAGCATTGTCGGACCTTGTACAAATTAACGTTGCGGGAAACAAGCTAAGTGGCTCAATCCCCAGAGAACTTGGGGAGTGTGTGAACCTTCAGTATCTAAATTTAAGCACAAATAATCTTGAGCAGAGCATTCCAATAGAGATCAGCAATCTTCGCTCTCTTCAAAGTCTCGATCTAAGCCGAAATTTGCTTACTGGAGATATACCTCAAGATCTTGGACAATTGCACAATTTGGAAACACTCAATCTCTCACACAATCAACTCTCGGGTTCGATTTCACCAGCTTTTGATGATCTAACAAGTCTTACATCTGTTGATGTATCCTATAATGAGTTAGAGGGTCCTTTACCAAACATCCCAGCCTTTCATAATGCTACAATCGCTACTGTAGGAGAGAACAAAGGCTTGTGCGGAGATATTACGGGTCTCACGCATTGTCCAGGGACGGTGGGGAAAGGGAAAGACAGACACACAAATTTGCTCCTCATTTTACTCCCTACTTCTCTTTGCCTGCTTGCTTTGCTTCTTGTAGTGGGAGTTTCATGCATTGTGTTCAGgagaaaaagggaaggagaGAACGGCTTGATAGAAGCGAGCAGTGAACATATGTTGGAAATATGGAGCTATGATGGAAGAGCGGTGTACAAGAACATTATCGATGCCACCGAGGAATTCGATGCCAAATATTGCATCGGCACGGGTGGACAAGGGCGTGTTTATAAGGCCGAGTTGCGAACGGGTGAGATTGTTGCCGTTAAAAAACTTAATCAAGCGCCGGATGTCGAAATGGCTAGTCGAAAAGCAtttgaaagggaggttcatGCTTTGATGGAAACCCGACACCGAAACATTGTGAAGCTGTACGGATTTTGTTCGAGCACTCGCCATTCGTTTTTGGTTTATGAGCATCTTGAATCGGGCAACTTGGAGGATATCTTGAAGAACGAAGAAAGGATAAGACTGTTCGACTGGAATAAGAGATTGAATGTCGTTAAAGGTGTGGCTAATGCTTTGACCTACATGCATCATGAATGCTATCCTCCGATAATCCATCGTGACATATCGAGCAAGAATATTTTACTCGACGAAGAATACGAAGCTCACGTCTCAGACTTTGGCACAGCCAAGTTTCTAAAACCTGATTCATCTAACTGGACTTCGTTTGCAGGCACATTTGGATATGCAGCTCCAG AACTTGCCTACACGATGGAAGTGAGTGAGAAACACGATGTCTATGGTTTCGGAGTCTTAGCGATGGAAGTGATAATGGGAAGACATCCCGGCAATCTCATATCAACTCTCTTGTCCACATCTCTACCAACATCAAGTGATTCGACAACCCCCCATTGCTCCCTAAAAGAAGTTTTGGATCAGAGGATTCCATACCCCGAAGGCGATTTGCTAGGGGAAGTGGCTCTCATGACGAAGATCGCATTTTCATGCTTGAGTCCTAAACCGGAGCATCGTCCGAGCATGCAACAAGTTTCTAAAGGGCTCTCAACACATCGTTCATTGCTGTTCAATTCGGTAGATAGCATAAAATTTGAAGAATGA